In Dama dama isolate Ldn47 chromosome X, ASM3311817v1, whole genome shotgun sequence, one genomic interval encodes:
- the C1GALT1C1 gene encoding C1GALT1-specific chaperone 1 — MLSESSSFLKGVMLGSIFCALITMLGHVRIGHGNRMHHHEHHHLQAPNKEDILKISEDERMELSKSFRVYCILLVKPKDVSLWAAVKETWTNHCDKVDFFSSENVKVFESVNMETNDMWLMMRKAYKYAFDKYRDQYNWFFLARPTTFAIIENLKYFLLKKDPSQPFYLGHTVKSGDLEYVSMEGGIVLSIESMKRLHSLLSIPEKCPEQGGMIWKISEDKQLAVCLKYAGVFAENAEDSEGKDIFNTKSVGLFIKEAMTNHPNQVVEGCCSDMAVTFNGLTPNQMHVMMYGVYRLRAFGHVFNDALVFLPPNGSDND; from the coding sequence ATGCTTTCTGAAAGCAGTTCATTTTTGAAGGGTGTAATGCTTGGAAGCATTTTCTGTGCCTTGATCACTATGCTAGGACACGTTAGGATTGGTCATGGAAATAGAATGCACCATCATGAGCATCATCATCTCCAAGCGCCTAATAAAGAAGACATCTTGAAAATTTCAGAGGATGAACGCATGGAACTCAGTAAGAGCTTTCGGGTATACTGTATCCTCCTTGTCAAACCCAAAGATGTGAGCCTCTGGGCTGCAGTGAAAGAAACTTGGACCAATCACTGTGACAAAGTAGACTTCTTCAGTTCTGAAAATGTTAAAGTGTTTGAGTCAGTTAACATGGAAACAAATGACATGTGGTTAATGATGAGAAAAGCTTACAAATACGCCTTTGATAAATATAGAGACCAATACAACTGGTTCTTCCTTGCACGCCCCACGACGTTTGCTATTATTGAAAACTTAAAGTACTTTTTGTTAAAAAAGGATCCATCACAACCTTTCTATCTAGGTCACACTGTAAAATCTGGAGACCTGGAGTATGTGAGCATGGAAGGAGGAATTGTCTTAAGTATAGAATCAATGAAGAGACTTCACAGCCTTCTCAGTATTCCTGAGAAGTGTCCTGAACAGGGAGGGATGATTTGGAAGATATCTGAAGATAAGCAGCTTGCCGTCTGCCTGAAATATGCCGGAGTGTTTGCAGAAAATGCAGAAGATTCTGAAGGAAAAGATATATTTAACACCAAATCTGTTGGGCTTTTTATTAAAGAGGCAATGACTAATCACCCAAACCAGGTAGTAGAAGGATGTTGTTCAGATATGGCTGTTACTTTTAATGGACTGACACCTAATCAGATGCATGTAATGATGTATGGGGTATACCGTCTTAGGGCATTTGGGCATGTTTTCAATGATGCATTAGTTTTCCTACCTCCAAATGGTTCTGACAATGACTGA